acaccttGCTGTGTGAACTGCCTCCCCTTCTGCAGAATACAGAATACCGATTGTTTACATGGATTTGTCCACAGATAAAATGATTTGGCTTGAAAAGTGcgagttaaaatattttgattcttCAGGTCGTGAATTTCCATTCTCCTGAAAGTACCTCTCAATTTCTGAGCCAAGCTGCCACATTCACTCTTTGTGTCATAGAAACATGTGGAGTTTTAGAGGCGTGTTCTGGGTGTGGGACAGGGACACATCTACATGAGCCCtcagtttaaaaatgatgaccacagaattacagtgaaatttccctttacactgacactgacttTATAGGCCCCAGTTTCTCTTACTTCAGAATGTGCTGCATTATGAGGCATATCATCATCATGGCACCAGCACCGGTAGCTGCAGCAATCAGCAGTGAGATAATGCCAAAATCTGCATGAAGGACATGTCAGTTACATACCGAAAAACAgacttcaaaaaatatatgtatatgttcacCCAATTACAGTGAAGACACAGCCtgcaaaatgtagcctatagcattctttccattctctctaagataatacatgcattattactttagtaaatatccactaataaatgaatgaacttatgaattacagaaataattattcaacCATGTATGCATTTGAAGAATGGTATTGTGtggaacataaaaaatgtattctaaaaCCTGCCATTCAAAAGCTTAAtgtattccaaaaacaaaatggaacaaaatacattttgcgtGGGATATCAAATGAACCCCTGCCTACCAATACAACGACCTAAAAATAATGTCACTTGcaggaggaaaagaagaaaacatatTCGCACAGTTACAGCGTCATCAACAGTACTTTTACAAACCCTTAAATAAAACCGTCAAAATCTGCACCTCTGTATATTAGTGtgtgatgtataaatatgttaaaggagtaacatggtggttgaacgtgacgcttcccagttgtctttaggcaacaacaaaagaaatgtgcataattttattattcagtcatttcattgtactttaaaatgtatttttctaagcataaatttcccactataaaagttcacccgaaccgtctgggcgtggtaatgagaactgtcagttagctatgattgacagaccgtaccccgttaccatagctacccccatgatacctgctctttttgggagacttttcccaagctagctagcttagtagtatatgaagtatcgatagatagctaaggtaaggactttgacttatatccaattataatttttgctatctagctagccaagttaagataaaagcacaactataaggtcctcataaaagcaaactagctagctaacgttatcgataacattgccttgtgaaagcaaactacctagctagctaacgttagctagctagctaaattaatataaccagaaataatctaatagtccttaaaaggcactctaatttaagtgaacctaacgttagtcaaatatttgcattgtcttgcctgtaagccagcagCGCAAAATATGGGTCttgagttatccatgggtttacggggcatggaaaggggagtggttcctgtgttcgtgacgcaccaagttgacaactttctcaaccggttgaaaataggacgataaatttacaacgcatatttctccaaaaatacagaacgaacatatttaatactttactcattgtgtttcttcaatgtctcttgtgcaaatagcataTAAacccgagaaagtgtgaaaatcaccatggtactgaCATGAGGTATAAATATGTTAaagtaaaaaagagaaatgtgctTCCATTTACCTGAGTGTTGCTGTGGAGAcgggaggtggagctggaggctggaggagcCAAGAGTGTTGGTGCTGATGCAGATGAGAGTGGGCATGTCTCCCTGTGATTGGCGCATGGTGAGGGAGCTCCTCAGGCCTGTGttccccagctgctcctccctgaTGACTCTGTCAGTAGAGTTAGTGACCCGCAGTCCAGACACACGCCACTCCATGCTGGGAGAGGGATTCCCACGGCTCtcacaggagcagctgatctctgctgcagttctgctgcagctcccagaGCCAGAGATCTGAGGCATGTCTGAACACAGGATCCACAGTTACTAATATGACAGCTGCACACATATAACTATAATATgatttatacaattatataatagaTGCACTGAACATACATATCACATTCAGCCGTACAGTTGTTGAGTTCTCCTTGCCATGttcattctgtgcttcacagtagtactgttcaGTGCCACTGGACTCAGTCACATTGAAGGTGAGATTCTGTCCAGTTCCTACAGTGTTCATCTCTGTCCCATTCACTTTATACCAGATGTAGTTCTGCACTGCTGGGTTGgcattactgctgcaggtcagagtcacagagctgtcCTCTATCACTGATCCAGAgggactgactgacactgacGTGTTCTTAGGAGCATCTAGAAGATGAAAATATGGCATGTGACGAGTAATATAGCATTTGATGCAATGTAATGGTAGAATACTTTTAAAGATAAGCATGACATCCAGTAAATGtactatttttgatttttaatcatatcattgcattaattgtccttatttaattattttgttaattcgGCATACTGACCATGCAGtgtaaagctaaaaaaaaagaaacgtattattattattattattattattattattattattatgaataataagtCTAAGAGTAATACATTCAAATCCAGCTCTCTTACATCGAACTTTGAGAATCATACTGGCCTTAGATGTCCTCTGAGTGTCTCGtttttgcagtgtgtaaagTGCCCTGCAGATGATCTTCTGCCAGTGGTGGAGGTGGGAAGCAGTGAAGGTCAGAACAGAAGACACAAATTTGGTTTGATCCTCATTCTCTTGCAGGCGATCCACACTGTCATTCAGCCTGGGGGTCCATGTCAGATTTGGGGGGAGTTTGGGACAgggggctgcagcagagcagctcaAGCTCACAGAGGTCCCCTCCAtcacctccaccctctctgGGGTGAACTTGGGTTTGGGTGGAGAGCCTGGGAGACATGGAGACATGAGGACGGgttactgtctgtctcaggaTTGGGAACTCATGCAGAATTCAGCACAAACTAATATCAACATCAACAGTGTCTGACCAGCATACTCACTAATTCAACCTTAAAAAGGGACTAAGAACATTCGACTCCACCATGACGTACAATGCTTTCAAGTTTGTCAAATGTTTTCTGTCCCGTGCTCATAAACATTCTGCAAAGCCAGACCTTTCATGTTTGAGACAATTACGATACATTTTGAAGTTAAGCGTTCTAGAGACTCTGATGTCTCCAGTATTATAgttcaggcacacacacacacacatgcacaaaaaaaacaaagcaagttACCTGTGATATTAATTTGAACACTTTGTTCAAAATTCCATTTGAGTCTATTGTTGCATTCTAATCTGAATTTATAACGACCATGAGAATAATTCTTTGGAAGGTTCTCCAGGACTGTAGTGCAGTTTTTCTGAATCAGGCCTCCAGTGATCTTTCCATGCAGAGAAGATGCAGATTGGCTGCTGGAATCAAACACTATAGTTtcatcttttttccattttccattaacTGAAGATGGATCCTCTAATAGATCTGAGTTAAATTCAGATGGGATCTCAAATCTGCAGGGAATCAGGACACAGGATCCAATCAGAGCTTCAATACTCTGAGGCATCCAGACTGCCCAATCGCTGCCCAAGGCTCCTGCAACACAGACAAACCAGTTCTGTCACAGTATTACACTGGAGATCCTACAGCACCGAAAAATCACACTATACTGTACAAGCCTGGTTCATGTTAAAAACAGATTAACATAAATGCAACAATATGATGTCTAATAACTCATACCTGAAAACATCATAAGTATCATAAATACTTCCATTAAGCACATGGATATTTTCAAATGCTCTGACCACATAGTTGTGTGCATGACTGATTTTTGGATACACTACAGTATATTCctacataattacatattacTTTTTGTAGTAAGCAACTTTCATTTCTCTTAATTTTTTGCAATAAGAAATGAATGTTATTATTTGGTCAAATCACCAAGAAAATTCCGATAGTTTATGTCGTCTGTATTGTACCAATGAACATTCTATAACTCCACCCACACCAAGCCGCACCTTGCAGCAGGCAGCCAATGAGGACGAATCTCTCTGCTCCAATCATGTCTCAGTATTAGTGAGGAGCAGAGGCACTGGGTGGAGCTGATCTGGAGAGGAGAAACACACTCATCAGATGCACCAATAGACAGACGGTTTACATGAAGCTCCCATTCTGCCCTGTTATCGACCAGCAACAGTGAGGCTCACTGGGTTGGATTTTGGATTTTACCTGGATTTTATTGGTTCTGTTTATTTATCCTGTTATTCCCCTTATAAATGTCCCATAGAGCTGCTGCTTGCCTAGTAAGCCGTCACTGTAGGGTTTTTCCGAAGTCAGTTAAATGAGTCAACCACTGTCTGTCCATAAGGCTAACCACAAACTTTTACACTATAGCTAACCTTTCACAGGTCACTTAAAAGGAGTATAAATTAATACCATTAATTTTCAGACTAGATGTGCTTGTAGATTTTTCTTAATTCATCATCCATAGTTTTCATCATCATATTCTATACTCTAACAAGACTTAACTTGAGATATGAACccgtaatattattatttacaagaTAACAACAGAATTGACTTTATAACCGATAGCTAATATAATCTAGCTAGCGAGCTAGTTAGACAAGGCTATTTGCGAACTACCATGTAGCCAACAGTTTTGATGCTGTTCCCCCATACAGTTAATAGACTGACAACACATAACTTCAGATGTTCTGTCTTCGGAAATAGTACTCACGTCAAAGCATTTGACACTTTTATTATGTGCAAGGTAAAAACACCAAGTCAAcagttgctagctagctaagcttGTGAAATTCATAACTGTTGGCAACAAGTAGCTAGTGAGCTATTTAGCTGTACCCACAGCTCTGTAAATGTGGtctgagaataaaatgaatcaaCTTTGCAGACATGCCCCATCACGGGACGATGCTGTGAAGCTATTATTATAGTCTCATGACACTGTTACATATCTCATTGGTTTTGTTCTTAGCCAATCATAGATCAGCGCGCCTCGTCAACGCAATCAGAATAGTGATATTTGGTCATATTTAGAAAACTTTTTGATccaggaataaaataaaaatgttataagCTGCTTCTACTGATCAACACAATGGAAGCTTTTGGCGCATAATTTGCACTGGAGGTGCAAATTCAATGAATTTCAACAACACTGATCAGATGTACATGGCAGACTCATCAATAATTCTATTTCAGGGCcacggcggccatcttgtgGTGGTGCCACATGCGGAAGTATCAATTGAATAGAATGGAAAGGAACCACATGACCATGTTCCCCTTCTAGTTATTGTACAGTTCAGTGGTCCAGGACGtattcctccctctcacccagtgcatgctgggataggctcgaccctgcccaggaataagcgggtatagataatggaggGACAGATTataatttgcttttttaattgcGCATTGAAGTAAATATACTTTGCCCATGTCAAGGTctgcaataattattttaaacacaacTACACATTATTCACAGAATAAATTGACAGAAGCAAcgtctttctttattttcctgcaTGCAGTTAGCCTTTTTGTAGTACTTGCTCTTCTATGGCAGTGAAATGTTGTTTAGTGAATACTCTAATGCACTATGTATTATACCATTGGCGATAAATGTTTAACCATTAGATAAATCCATGAACAGCTGACAGGTTAGACCCATGAAATCTGTTTTACAGCACCTCCCAACTGGCTGAAGCACCAGACCTCTTCAGGTGTGAAGAGTGCAGCTGCTGTACTTTTACTTACTATTTTTTATGCTCTTTcctttttatctattttatgtaaagcactttgaattgcctctgtgtgtgaaatgtgctatacaaacaAACTTcccttgccttgccttgccttgcctgtATGGCTCTTATCCTAAAACTGTTTGCAAGTGTGCCTTCCTGGTTCTCTACCAACGCTGCGCCCCTATGCCAGTCACTGACAGTCACTGTTAGGAATGGTATTTTATCGTTCATGTGGTCCACAGCATTGAATTACATTGAATTTATCAACcagttatactgtatgtgcccAAACTGACAAGGCTATACCTTCCTAAGAAATggttttgaattattattatattgttatcTCTAATATGTGAGCAAGCACAAATTCCTTGCATCTCCAAATCATATGCAGTCTTGCTTTAATCGATTGTAGAAATATGGGCACTGAGGACCcatgtttgtttattcagtgaTATACAGCCATACAAAGTCAAATTTCACTTCAAGACAACATGAAAgcaaacactttaaaaatgactatggataaaaatggctgaaataaataaaaaggctcATTTATTATTAGCatgcattttcagttaaatgtactgtaagaaTTATAACAAGATATAGCCTGTAACAAGCACCAGTTCAGCAATATTAGACTGCTTGTATGAGttgaaatttctgaaaatacattttaatatgtgaGGTAAACATCATTGATACCCAGACAATAATTTCTCGATAtttcggtaaaaaaaaaaagaaatacaaaaaaagtttaaaaatcatTCACTGGCGCAATGTATTCTGACAAGAAATGATCATAAAACACGTCCATTATTGAGAGGATAAAGGAACTTAAAAACAGTTCATTGTAATTAAATGCTAATGACAGTTACAGCATGAAGACTGTATCTGTAATGTGACTGAACCAAGTGCTAGACAGGTGGAAATATACTTACTGTAGAACAGAAGAATATCCAGTCTGTATCTCtccactgcacactgacactcCAAAAACCAAAACTGCTCATACGTGGTCTTTCCTGAAGCATGCTGGGGAAGTGATGCATGATGTGCGTATTATTGGCTAACGCTCATAAGAAAAAATGGGGCCATACAGTTTGCACAATTTCCTGCCATCTCTGAAATAGCTACTGAACTTAAACTTTTTCTCTGTCATAGTACAATAACACGAACATGCTGAAATATGCACTGTTGAGCAATGTtgaggattattattattgtttaaagCTGTATTGCCACAGTGGGTGTTTACAGTGCAATCTATAAGTATTTGATACacttttgtgtgtattttctccCCCTCTGTAGTCCagcaaattgaattttaaatgaaacaataaatatgaatttaaagtgcagactgccagcttCGATGTGTAAGTATTTATGTCTACATTGAGTGAAACATTTTGGAACCACAGCTCTATTTAGACACAGTCCCTCCCATTTTGAGGGGCCAAGTAATTGAACAAATGGCTGCACagttgtttcttggccagctatGTCACTACATCCTTGGTTTATGCTCAGGAAAGCTAATTAAGGTCTAGATTGATGCTaggtgtttcattttaattttaaatctgttgttgttgtctctcaacatctCTAAACAATTGCGTCACTGCCTAAATGCTCACAGTGCCTGAAAGTGCACCGTAGATTAAAGAGACTCTCCgcattcaaattttaaagaCAACAGTTTTTAAGGAAACACAACAAGCTCATATTTTTAATGGACCACAGCATCTGATCTTAGTTTTTCCATCTCCAGGGTTCTGGGTAGTCCATTTTCATCTTGTTGTTCCAGACTGTATCCCATGTGTTCTGAACTTACttgcacacaca
The nucleotide sequence above comes from Anguilla rostrata isolate EN2019 unplaced genomic scaffold, ASM1855537v3 scaf0769, whole genome shotgun sequence. Encoded proteins:
- the LOC135246707 gene encoding sialoadhesin-like isoform X1, whose product is MIGAERFVLIGCLLQGALGSDWAVWMPQSIEALIGSCVLIPCRFEIPSEFNSDLLEDPSSVNGKWKKDETIVFDSSSQSASSLHGKITGGLIQKNCTTVLENLPKNYSHGRYKFRLECNNRLKWNFEQSVQINITGSPPKPKFTPERVEVMEGTSVSLSCSAAAPCPKLPPNLTWTPRLNDSVDRLQENEDQTKFVSSVLTFTASHLHHWQKIICRALYTLQKRDTQRTSKASMILKVRYAPKNTSVSVSPSGSVIEDSSVTLTCSSNANPAVQNYIWYKVNGTEMNTVGTGQNLTFNVTESSGTEQYYCEAQNEHGKENSTTVRLNVIYMPQISGSGSCSRTAAEISCSCESRGNPSPSMEWRVSGLRVTNSTDRVIREEQLGNTGLRSSLTMRQSQGDMPTLICISTNTLGSSSLQLHLPSPQQHSDFGIISLLIAAATGAGAMMMICLIMQHILKKKRHSQRSGSRMKDSEGIILTDGKAAQDEESIYANKTMLSEAGVVEKGDEAALHYATVDFSKLHGTGGEHGTGIVRGISKRTYDYAVIRHKSREERGGGEEEGEEVQEEVEKEGQGELGTERESAEARGEKEEESRPNLSPQASVNPEPTEEATYGNICPSRPTKRARQGLQQPPRNPAAEEEQEEQRQEENSAGGQEDIYVDVMSSLTEGNGKGTEESEYAEVRKPK
- the LOC135246707 gene encoding sialoadhesin-like isoform X2, which produces MIGAERFVLIGCLLQGALGSDWAVWMPQSIEALIGSCVLIPCRFEIPSEFNSDLLEDPSSVNGKWKKDETIVFDSSSQSASSLHGKITGGLIQKNCTTVLENLPKNYSHGRYKFRLECNNRLKWNFEQSVQINITGSPPKPKFTPERVEVMEGTSVSLSCSAAAPCPKLPPNLTWTPRLNDSVDRLQENEDQTKFVSSVLTFTASHLHHWQKIICRALYTLQKRDTQRTSKASMILKVRYAPKNTSVSVSPSGSVIEDSSVTLTCSSNANPAVQNYIWYKVNGTEMNTVGTGQNLTFNVTESSGTEQYYCEAQNEHGKENSTTVRLNVIYMPQISGSGSCSRTAAEISCSCESRGNPSPSMEWRVSGLRVTNSTDRVIREEQLGNTGLRSSLTMRQSQGDMPTLICISTNTLGSSSLQLHLPSPQQHSDFGIISLLIAAATGAGAMMMICLIMQHILKKKRHSQRSGSRMKDSEGIILTDGAAQDEESIYANKTMLSEAGVVEKGDEAALHYATVDFSKLHGTGGEHGTGIVRGISKRTYDYAVIRHKSREERGGGEEEGEEVQEEVEKEGQGELGTERESAEARGEKEEESRPNLSPQASVNPEPTEEATYGNICPSRPTKRARQGLQQPPRNPAAEEEQEEQRQEENSAGGQEDIYVDVMSSLTEGNGKGTEESEYAEVRKPK